Below is a window of Bacillota bacterium DNA.
TTCAGGGGGCGTTTTCGGAGCGTTTCGGAAGCGCCGGACCCGCGCCAGCAGCGCCTGCACCTCCTCGTCCGACACTTGTGTGAAGTCCTCATAGAACTGTCCCACGGCGAAGAAGAGCGCTGGTGTGCTCAGCACGACGACTTCGTCCGCCTCTGCCTCGAGCGTCGGAACGGTCTCGGGAGGTGCAACCGGCACCGCGGCCACGAGTCGCATCGGCTCCTGGGTCTTCGCACCGCGGAGCGCGGCGAGCATCGTGTAGCCCGTGGCAACGCCGTCGTCCACGATGATGACCGTCCTGCCCTTGATGCTCGGCACCGGCTCAGAACCGCGGTACAAACGAGACCTGCGCTCGATCTCCGCCCTTTCCTTGGCAACCGCCTCACGCATATAGTCACGCGTAACGGAAAGACTGCGGATTAGGTCGTCGTTGAGAAGGACTCCGTGATCGGACACTGCACCGATGGCGAGCTCTGGGTCGCTTGGCGCCGGGATCTTCCGAGGTATGACGATGTCCAGGTCCGCAGAGAGTGCAAGGGCTATCTCCGCGCCCACGGGGACGCCCCCTCTGGGCAAAGCCAACACGAGCGCATCAGTTCCCGCGTATCGTTCGAGCTTCTTGGCAAGCAAGCGACCTGCTTGGGCGCGGTCTTTGAAGGTCATGCTGGGCCGTCCCCTGATGCTCCGTCTTCGCCTTCCGGGAGCGCGGGCGGAGCGGTTTTCCCAGGCAGCAGCCTGCCTCGCGCCGGCGCTTCAGTCATTTCGCACGCGCCCTTGAAGATTGCCCCGTCCTCTATCGCGAGAACCGCCGTCTTTACGTCTCCGTACAGCTTGCCCGTGGGAAGGAGCTCCAGCCTGCCCTCTGAGTGAATGTTCCCCTGGACTTCTCCCGCAACGGTCACATTGCGCGCGTGAATCGACGCAACGAGTCGACCGGGCTCGCCGACGATAACGTCTCCGTCAGCGTCAATCTCGCCGTCAACGGTGCCTTCGATACGAATCGTGCCTTCCGCCTGGATCCGACCGCTGATTCGGGTGTCCTTTCCGATGATGGTGTCCACCTTCTTCGGCTGCTGCGGCTCGCCAGTTCGCTTGCCGAACATGCGGGTTTCCTCCCCTCTGAGATCGTGAAGTCCGGTCGTGGGGTCTGGCAGCGCACTTTGACGCGGGAACCCGGGATGATGCCGGTATGGCAGGGTAGGTTTACTCAGCTGGCGTGGAGTTGGTTTGGGCACCTTGCGCTCGCACGACATGCCCTCTGCGGGGAGTCCCCGCGGAGGCGCGTGCTGGCCGTCGGTGACACTCCCTCACATGTAGTTCCGGGGGTTCACAGGCTTGCCGGACAGTCGCACCTCATAGTGAACGTGCGGACCCGTGCTCGTCCCAGAGCTGCCAACGTATGCTATGGTCTGCCCGCGCTTCACCCGCTGTCCCGCCCGGACCACGTTGCGCGAGTTGTGAGCGTATACCGTCTGGAGCCCGTAACCGTGGTCTATGATCACCATTCTGCCATACCCCGCCTGCGTG
It encodes the following:
- a CDS encoding phosphoribosyltransferase, producing MTFKDRAQAGRLLAKKLERYAGTDALVLALPRGGVPVGAEIALALSADLDIVIPRKIPAPSDPELAIGAVSDHGVLLNDDLIRSLSVTRDYMREAVAKERAEIERRSRLYRGSEPVPSIKGRTVIIVDDGVATGYTMLAALRGAKTQEPMRLVAAVPVAPPETVPTLEAEADEVVVLSTPALFFAVGQFYEDFTQVSDEEVQALLARVRRFRNAPKTPPEESP
- a CDS encoding polymer-forming cytoskeletal protein, giving the protein MFGKRTGEPQQPKKVDTIIGKDTRISGRIQAEGTIRIEGTVDGEIDADGDVIVGEPGRLVASIHARNVTVAGEVQGNIHSEGRLELLPTGKLYGDVKTAVLAIEDGAIFKGACEMTEAPARGRLLPGKTAPPALPEGEDGASGDGPA